A window of the Oryza brachyantha chromosome 5, ObraRS2, whole genome shotgun sequence genome harbors these coding sequences:
- the LOC102714736 gene encoding UDP-glycosyltransferase 88F3-like — MEPNSERSQTVVLHAGFGVGHLAPMVELAKLFLGRGYAVIVAVPTPPASASADILASSAPAVARIAAANPSVSFHSLPPPDYPEPDSNGFQQILDVIRLTVPVLLMFLRSLPSVAAVVLDLFCVDALDAAAAAGVPAYFYFTSSAGVLAAFLHLPHHFATTEGNLKDMGKALLHFPGVPPIPASDMPCNVLDRADPIGASLIYHYRRMPGARGMLINTYEWLEARAVAALREGACVPDRPTPPVYCIGPLIVKGERHACLAWLDAQLERSVVFVSFGSMGAVSAEQLKEIARGLENSGHRFLWAVRSPPEDPAKLSLPRPEPDLDALLPEGFLQRTRDRGMVVTTWAPQVEVLRHAATGGFVTHCGWNSVLEAAAAGVPMLCWPQYAEQRLNKVLVVDGMQLGVVMDGYDEELVKAEEVEKKVRVVMESEEGRKLRVRQAMAKEMAAEALADGGPSCMAFSEFVKDLELARQTIK; from the coding sequence ATGGAACCCAATTCAGAACGTAGCCAGACCGTGGTGCTGCACGCCGGCTTCGGCGTCGGCCACCTCGCCCCCATGGTGGAGCTCGCCAAGCTCTTCCTCGGCCGTGGCTACGCCGTCATCGTCGCTGTCCCGACCCCTcctgcctccgcctccgccgacaTCTTGGCGTCGTCCGCCCCCGCGGTCGCGCGCATCGCTGCTGCCAACCCTTCCGTCTCCTTCCACAGCCTCCCGCCCCCGGACTACCCCGAGCCGGACTCCAATGGCTTCCAGCAGATACTCGACGTGATCCGCCTCACCGTACCGGTCCTCCTGATGTTCCTCCGCTCCCTcccgtccgtcgccgccgtcgtgctggACCTCTTCTGTGTCGACGCCCTCGAcgccgcagcggcggccggtgtGCCGGCGTACTTCTActtcacctcctccgccggggTCCTCGCCGCGTTCCTCCACCTCCCCCACCACTTCGCCACCACGGAAGGCAACTTGAAGGACATGGGGAAGGCGCTCCTCCACTTTCCGGGCGTCCCTCCGATCCCGGCGTCGGACATGCCGTGCAACGTGCTCGACCGCGCGGACCCGATCGGCGCTTCGCTGATCTATCACTACCGGCGCATGCCGGGGGCACGGGGCATGCTGATCAACACCTATGAATGGTTGGAGGCGAGGGCCGTGGCGGCGCTCAGGGAGGGCGCGTGCGTGCCCGACCGCCCCACGCCGCCGGTTTACTGCATCGGGCCGCTGATCGTGAAAGGAGAGCGACATGCGTGCCTCGCGTGGCTTGACGCGCAGCTGGAGCGGAGCGTCGTGTTCGTCAGCTTCGGCAGCATGGGCGCCGTATCGGCGGAGCAGCTGAAGGAGATAGCTCGTGGTCTGGAGAATTCCGGCCACCGTTTCCTGTGGGCGGTGCGGAGCCCGCCGGAGGACCCGGCCAAGCTCTCCTTGCCCCGTCCGGAGCCAGACCTGGACGCGCTGCTCCCGGAGGGGTTCTTGCAGAGGACGAGGGACCGAGGAATGGTGGTGACGACGTGGGCGCCGCAGGTGGAGGTGCTGCGCCACGCCGCGACGGGCGGGTTCGTGACGCACTGCGGGTGGAACTCTGtgctggaggcggcggcggccggagtcCCGATGCTGTGCTGGCCGCAGTACGCCGAGCAGAGGCTGAACAAGGTGCTCGTGGTGGACGGAATGCAGCTCGGTGTGGTGATGGACGGCTACGACGAGGAGCTCGTCAAGGCAGAGGAAGTGGAGAAGAAGGTGAGGGTAGTGATGGAGTCTGAGGAAGGCCGGAAGCTCAGAGTGAGGCAGGCAATGGCGAAGGAGATGGCCGCGGAGGCGCTGGCAGATGGCGGGCCGTCGTGCATGGCGTTCTCTGAATTCGTGAAGGACTTGGAGCTAGCGCGCCAAACGATCAAGTGA
- the LOC102714460 gene encoding anthocyanidin 5,3-O-glucosyltransferase-like, whose product MALHGPCCLDHEIPLRSHCRTIALPAAGRRIAGAAAPMEANPSQKTVVLHACLGVGHLTPMVELAKLLIRRGLAVVIAVPTPPTSTTDFFSSSASAVDRMAAANPSISFHRLPPPEYPEPDPDAFVQMLDTMRLSVPPLLAFLRSLPSVAALVLDLFCVDALDAAAATGIPAYFYYTSAAGDLAAFLHLPHYFATTQGSFKDMGKAPLRFPGVPPIPASDMPHTVQDREDRTCTTRIGHYARMPEARGFLFNTYEWLEARTVAALREGACVPDRPTPPVYCIGPLIVKGDAARGERHACLSWLDAQPERSVVVLCFGSLGAVSGEQLKEIARGLENSGHRFLWVVRSPPQDPAKFFLPRPEADLGVLLPEGFMERTRDRGMVVTSWAPQVEVLRHAATGAFVTHCGWNSVLEAASAGVPMLCWPQYAEQRLNKVFVVEETRLGVVMDGYDEKLVKAEEVEKKVRLVMDSEEGRKLRERLAMAKEMAAEALSDSGSSSLAFTEFLKDLNYGKTPNDQA is encoded by the coding sequence AACCCCAGCCAGAAGACCGTGGTGCTGCACGCCTGCCTCGGCGTGGGCCACCTCACCCCCATGGTTGAACTCGCAAAGCTCTTGATccgccgcggcctcgccgtcgtcatcgccgtccCGACCCCGCCGACCTCCACCACCGACTTCTTCTCCTCGTCCGCCTCAGCGGTCGACCGCATGGCGGCCGCAAACCCTTCCATCTCGTTCcaccgcctcccgccgcctgAGTACCCCGAGCCGGATCCTGACGCCTTCGTGCAGATGCTCGACACGATGCGCCTCTCCGTGCCGCCCCTCCTTGCCTTCctccgctccctcccctcggTCGCGGCTCTCGTGCTGGACCTGTTCTGCGTCGACgccctcgacgccgccgccgcgaccggCATCCCGGCGTACTTCTACTACACCTCCGCCGCAGGCGACCTCGCCGCGTTCCTCCACCTCCCCCACTACTTCGCCACCACGCAGGGCAGCTTCAAGGACATGGGGAAGGCGCCCCTCCGCTTTCCTGGCGTACCTCCGATCCCGGCCTCCGACATGCCGCACACCGTGCAAGACCGCGAGGACCGGACCTGCACCACGCGAATTGGACACTACGCGCGCATGCCGGAGGCGCGGGGTTTTCTCTTCAATACCTATGAATGGCTGGAGGCGAGGACCGTGGCGGCGCTCAGGGAGGGCGCGTGCGTGCCCGATCGCCCCACGCCGCCGGTGTACTGCATCGGGCCGTTGATAGTGAAAGGGGATGCGGCGAGGGGAGAACGCCATGCATGCCTCTCGTGGCTGGACGCACAGCCGGAGAGAAGCGTCGTGGTCCTCTGCTTTGGCAGCTTGGGCGCCGTCTCGGGGGAGCAGTTGAAGGAGATAGCTCGGGGTCTAGAGAACTCCGGCCACCGGTTCCTCTGGGTCGTACGGAGCCCACCGCAGGATCCGGCCAAGTTCTTCCTGCCGCGTCCGGAGGCTGACCTGGGCGTGCTGCTCCCGGAGGGGTTCATGGAGAGAACGCGGGACAGGGGAATGGTGGTGACGTCGTGGGCGCCGCAGGTGGAGGTGCTGCGGCACGCCGCGACCGGCGCGTTCGTGACGCACTGCGGGTGGAACTCCGTCctggaggcggcgtcggccggaGTGCCGATGCTGTGCTGGCCGCAGTACGCCGAGCAGAGGCTGAACAAGGTGTTCGTGGTGGAGGAAACGCGGCTCGGCGTGGTGATGGACGGCTACGACGAGAAGCTGGTCAAGGCAGAGGAAGTGGAGAAGAAGGTGAGGCTAGTGATGGATTccgaggaagggaggaagctCAGGGAGAGGCTGGCAATGGCGAAGGAGATGGCCGCGGAGGCGCTGTCCGACAGCGGGTCGTCATCGTTGGCGTTCACTGAATTTCTTAAGGATTTGAACTATGGGAAAACTCCAAACGATCAAGCGTAG